A window of the Tiliqua scincoides isolate rTilSci1 chromosome 5, rTilSci1.hap2, whole genome shotgun sequence genome harbors these coding sequences:
- the LOC136651585 gene encoding guanine nucleotide-binding protein G(I)/G(S)/G(O) subunit gamma-11 — protein MPAINIEDLSEKDKLKMEVEQLRKEVKLERQPVSKCSEEIKNYIEERSGEDPLVKGIPEDRNPFKEKGGCAIA, from the exons ATGCCCGCGATCAATATAGAGGATCTGAGCGAGAAAGACAAACTGAAGATGGAAGTGGAGCAGCTGCGCAAAGAAGTGAAGTTGGAAAGGCAACCG GTTTCAAAATGTTctgaagaaattaaaaattacatTGAAGAAAGATCTGGAGAAGACCCTCTGGTGAAAGGCATTCCCGAAGACAGGAATCCTTTTAAAGAGAAAGGAGGGTGTGCTATTGCTTAG